The genomic segment TAccccgggggggtttaatccccatagtaactgtaccccggggggggtttaatccccatagtaactgtaccccgggggggtttaatccccatagtaactgtaccccggggggggtttaatccccatagtaactgtaccccggggtgggggggtttaatccccatagtaactgtaccccggggtggggggttttaatccccatagtaactgtaccccggggtgggggggtttaatccccatagtaactgtaccccggggggggtttaatccccatagtaactgtaccccgggggggggggtttaatccccatagtaactgtaccccggggggggtttaatccccatagtaactgtaccccggaggggggtttaatccccatagtaactgtaccccggggggggggtttaatccccatagtaactgtaccccgggggggtttaatccccatagtaactgtaccccggggggggtttaatccccatagtaactgtaccccgggggggggtttaatccccatagtaactgtaccccgggggggtttaatccccatagtaactgtaccccggggggggggtttaatccccatagtaactgtaccccgggggggtttaatccccatagtaactgtaccccgggggggggtttaatccccatagtaactgtaccccggggggggtttaatccccatagtaactgtaccccgggggggggggtttaatccccatagtagctgtaccccgggggggggtttaatccccatagtaactgtaccccggggggggtttaatccccatagtaactgtaccccggggggggggtttaatccccatagtaactgtaccccgggggggtttaatccccatagtaactgtaccccgggggggggggtttaatccccatggTAATCGtatcccggggggaggggggctgtctCGGGTCTGGGGGTCAGTGTCGAGTCGGCCTGCCCCCACCCCAGGGTGCACTCATTctgacctctccccctctctctctccaggtgcCCAGCCTGGCAGTGCCGCCCGTCAGGAGCCGGTCTTACCGCCCGCCGGCCGACCTGGAGGCCGCGGTGCGGGCGGCCGCCGAGCGAGCGGCCGGGCCctcgccccccgcccctcccGGGGACTGGACGGAACGGCGCCCGCCGGAGGAGGAGCGTTTCCGCCTGCTCCGCGCCCTCGAGGACCGGCTGGGGCACGCCGTGCCCAACTCCCAGCTCCACCGGATGAGGAGCCCGGGCGACCTCCTGCGCTACTACCGGCGGCCGGCCGGCCCGGACGCCTCCGCCGACCGGGAGCTCTCCCGCACGGAGCTGCCCCCGAACCTCCGCGTCAGGTGGGGCTACGGGCCGGGGCCCGCGTGAAGCCGGCGTCCGTCGACCGGCTCCCCGTGCCGGCGTAAGAGGGAGGAGGCGGACCGAGGCAGATATCCCTTGGCGGCTCGGTCCCGTCGGACACGGGGGTCTGGCCCAGAGGGGTCTGCGGAATTTGCTGTGTGAGAACTTTATATACGTTTAAAATGAAAGACCAAATAAATACCGTTTTGAAACTGTTAACCCCGTTAAAGTGagtccaaggcccttcacaggagcgtaaatcagagtaaaattcacCAACGAGCCCCttaagtagatattaggacaaaagGTCGGGCAAagagggagcgtcttaaaggaggagggagagaggcggagaggttcagggagggaattccagagctcgggcccccaggcagctgaaggcacggccgccaatggcggagcgatgggaatcgggctggatggacaagagggcggaatcggaggagggcagagatctcggagggtcgtagggggctggaggtggttacagagatgggggggggcgaggggccgtggggggaattgaacaggaggatggggagaattttaaaatggaggctttgccggaccgggagccgatgtgggtccagggggtgaggggtgaacgggactcggttgCGAGTTTGGATTCAGGACTCGTAATCGGGAGCCCAGAGCAATAATCCAGAGGACGCGAGTTCAGTTTAAGAAGAAACCCTCCGGAAAGTAAAAGCGAAagccaactgattcactaatggcCTTTTCCCGGGGAAGGGAAACTGGCCtggacgtgactccagtcccacacgcaACTCAGTTGACTCTCGACCGCCCTCCGAAGTGCCCTGGAAGGCCACTCAAATCGCCACCGCCTCGTCACAGAAGCTCAAAAGGATGGGACAAGACATTCCAGCCTTGCCACGTTCCAGGAGTGTGTTTGTAAAAAGAAATGAACGCGGTTGAAAGACCCCAGCGTTTTGCCCCCTTCGGGAGTTGGTACGTTCGTTTGCTTCGCAACGACACCCAAGGTACTGGGATCGGACGTGAGTTTGACAGAGCAAACACAAAGCTTCTCTTCCGCACgagaagggcagtggaaatctggaactctcttccccctccccgacAAACAGCcgcccggtgggggggggggtcaattggaactgTGGAAAGTGCGTCGTCGGCCGTGAAAATGTTTCGGGGCGCCCTGCGGTCGTGCGCGGTGCGAATGCGAGCCCTCTCTTCCCTCGAGCCCCTGGAACGTGTCGCGGGCCGGTGAGGGTTCCGGGCTGGTTCTCTCTGCGGGCCTCCGAGAGGCCGACGGACCGCCCGCCAGCCGGGGAAGGAGCCCCGCCACGCGGGAGGTAAGGGGCTTAACGGTTAACGCGCCCAGCGTGGAGAATCCCGGTGATGGGGAGAGTCGGGGGCCGCTCTTCACACCTGCCAGCGAAAGCAAGATTTTGGATGATTgtgctttggctcagtgggtagcagactctctctcgctcgctccccaccttcgagtcagaaggtcgtgggttcgagcccccactccagcaactcgagtgcaaaatccaggccgacactcccctgttgcccagtgctgagggagcgccgcactgtcggagggtcggtgctgagggagcgccgcactgtcggagggtcagtgctgagggagcgcagcctgtctgagggtcggtactgagggagcgcagcctttctgagggtcggtactgagggagcgccgcactgtcggagggtcggtactgagggagcgccgcactgtcggagggtcggtactgagggagcgccgcactgtcggagggtcggtactgagggagcgccgcactgtcggagggtcggtactgagggagcgccgcactgtcggagggtcggtactgagggagcgccgcactgtcggagggtcggtactgagggagcgccgcactgtcggagggtcggtactgagggagcgccgcactgtcggagggtcggtactgagggagcgccgcactgtcggagggtcggtactgagggagcgccgcactgtcggagggtcggtactgagggagcgccgcactgtcggagggtcggtactgagggagcgccgcactgtcggagggtcggtactgagggagcgccgcactgtcggagggtcggtactgagggagcgccgcactgtcggagggtcggtactgagggagcgccgcactgtcggagggtcggtactgagggagcgccgcactgtcggagggtcggtactgagagagcgccgcactgtcggagggtctgtactgagggagcgcagcctgtctgagggtcagtactgagggagcgccgcactgtcggagggtcagtactgagggagcgcagcctgtctgagggtcagtactgagggagcgcagcctgtctgagggtcagtactgagggagcgccgcactgtcggaggggccgtctttcgggacgagacgttaaaccgaggcaccgtctgcccctctcgggcgggtgtaaaagatcccacggcccactattggaagaagagcaggggggagttctccccggggtcctgggccccgatatttatccctcgaccaacatcactttttaaaaaaaaacagatgatctggtcttttatcacattgctgtttgtgggatcttgctgtgcgcaaattggctgctgcgtttcccacattacaagaaTGAGCGcacctcaaaaaaaaacttcactgtctgtaaagcacttttgggatgtcctgaggtggtgaaaggggttatataaatgcaagtattactGCTATGCGGATTGTTATATTTTAAAAGCTTAGCACAGCTGTTCTATGTGGTACATCTGTACTGACCGCTGCCCATccttctgctgtctgtatcctctccCACACCaaggtacgttggcctttattgcaaggggttggagtacaagagtgaggaagtcttactacaattgtacagggctttggtgagacctcacctggagcactgtgtacagttttggtctccttatctaaggaaggatatacttgccttggaggcggtgcaatgaaggttcactcgatcgattcctgggatgagagggttgtcctatgaggagcgattgagtagaatgggccgatactctctggagtttagaagaacgagaggtgatctcattgaaacagataagattctgaggggggtttgacagggtagatgctgagatgctgtttcccccccggggctggagagtctagaaccagggggcatagtctcaggataagggctcggccatcctagactgagatgaggaggaatttcttcactcggagggtggtgaatctttggaattctctcctccagagggctgtggatgctcagtcgttgagaatatccaagattgagatcgatggattttttggggaatcgagggatacggggatcggaggcgggaaagtggagttgagttcgaaggtcGGCCCTGATCtgatggaatggcggagcagggtcgaggggccgaatggccgactcctgccccTTTTTCTCGTGATCTGCCGTTATGTCCCGTTGGCACATCgctgctcgctgacccacatcgtACTCTGTGTACCCAGCCTGTCACCTTCCCAGGAGAGTCGGAGGTAACTCGAGGAGTGAAAAATGAGCTGGCTGACCTTTTAGTGCGTGGTTCCTGGTGCCAGCTCGCTGACGTCGCACAGACCTCAATTGTtccacagtacaatgtctttCCTGTGAGAGCTGAGACACCTGCAGCAAGAGATTTAAGCCGTGACCAAACACAGCTGTTGGGCAATGGAATAATGTCTTTTCCCACAGCTTTACTGTAATAACTTATTAATTTGATCCTTTCTTCAATGTTTACCTGACTCCTACTTACTGTGGGAATGGAGTTTTCccctcctctgtgtgtgtgtgtgtgtgtgtgtgttcatctGCATTtttatgtgtgtctgtgtttatatGCATGTCAGTgcatatgtgtttgtgtgtgaatgtACATATGAATATATATTTGTGTCCGTGTATATGTGAATATATCTGTGTATATATTTACATATATGTGTCTGCATATGCATTTATGTATATGTTTATACGTGTGTGTGCATTTATATATGTGcgtatatatatatttgtgtacgtgtttatgtatgtgtatatatgtgtgcttGAGTATATGTATATCTACATATACGTATGTGTGCTTATGTATATATTGATGTGTTGGTTTATGTGTTTATGAATATatttgtgtgcctgtgtgtatattggt from the Heptranchias perlo isolate sHepPer1 unplaced genomic scaffold, sHepPer1.hap1 HAP1_SCAFFOLD_1508, whole genome shotgun sequence genome contains:
- the LOC137309161 gene encoding large ribosomal subunit protein mL50-like, with the translated sequence MVIVSRGEGGCLGSGGQCRVGLPPPQGALILTSPPLSLQVPSLAVPPVRSRSYRPPADLEAAVRAAAERAAGPSPPAPPGDWTERRPPEEERFRLLRALEDRLGHAVPNSQLHRMRSPGDLLRYYRRPAGPDASADRELSRTELPPNLRVRWGYGPGPA